The genome window atatttaatCAGAAAGCTTAATTTTACCTCCTCCTTGCAATGACATTTCTTTTCTGATGAACAGTAAGAAAAGACAAATCACAACCTCTGTCAACTTTAAAGATtttctttaataataaaaaagcataaaataacatttaaacattGTTTGATAGGGCTGCTGTGGCCCACAGAGTCAAATCTGTTCTCTAAACATcagtataaatgcacaattgtcaAATCACTACGGATTTAGAGGGTGGCGTAAATGAAAATAAAGGGgcaaaactaaataaatgtgTCCACACTTGaagcctttatgtataatgcattataaaacgATTGTTCTTTTATATACATCTTTTCAGAAATAACTGTAACCAAAGATAAAATGCTTATTTTGATCATATTTAAAGGGTTTGTTTGCGttttaatacattatattttctAAAGTTGTTACAATGAATTGAAAAGTATTATAACTGCGCTtacaattattcatgagatgcATTATAAACtgcattaattaatgcattaaaatgctTTTACAATTgcaatgcattatatataaaggCTTCAAATAAAGTGTAACCCAGAAATCATTCAGGCTACATGTCGGAGGGCAGCGGCGGCCTCAGGTGAGGAGGAAGGGCACCTGGAGGGGGCATTTGTGGGGGCATCTGTGGGGGCATGGGGCCTCCGGGGGGCATTCCATGTATCCCTCCAGGCGGTGGAGGTGGCATGGAGTCAGCGGAAGGATGTAGTCCGGTGATGAGCGAAGGAGGACGTTTAACGCCGACCGAAACTGCCTGACCCGGTGGAGCGACCAGAGCTTTTTCCATCTTGAAATGAAACTGCAGAAAAAACTGGAGGAGAGCAAGGTTGTGTTTAGCACGTGGAAAATGCCAAGATAAACACAAATTACTTTATCCATCTATTCTTACTTGTTTCGTCTCCCTGTTCCAGTGTGTCCAAAAACGAGTCTCTGCTTTGTCGATTTCCCGACTGGGAACCTGAAAATACAACAGAAACAATTGATATTtggatcatatgtgaccctggaccacaaaaccagtcataaggttaaattttacaaaactgagatgtatacatcatatgaatactcaataaataagctttctattgatgtatggtttgttatgatagggcaatatttggtcgagatacatctatttgaatatcaggaatctgagggtgcaaaaaaatcaaaatactgagaaaatcacctttaaagttgtccaaattaagttcttaacaatgcatattactaatcaaaaattacattttgatatatttacagtaggaatttaattttacaaagaatcatcatggaacatgatctttaattaatttcctaatgatttttggcatgaaagaaaaatctaaaattttgacccatacaatgtatttttggctattgctacaaatataccccagcgacttaagactggttttgtggtccagggtcacatataaggatTTTATGGCTCATATGGTCTGATAGAGTGAGAATATAGAGGAAAAAACAGATTAAATTTTATTCACAGactcaaactgagcaaaaatacaCAATTTGATACAAATGctgatatttatataattaaatactgCTGCTTGtaaatgtaaatcaatgagataTTTATAACACTAGAGCAGATGCtgacataaaatgatgtaaatagcAGAAGTCAATCGATATCTTCAATTAGGGGTGagtgatatggcaaaaatatttcactttttttttttttttccagaaattttGCAGTAaagttaaggggagacactgcaggcaaaaactgttttttcacgcacctgcacctgtcaagtttaagattttgggctttttggtgtttcataaagtgttttttttttcaggctagtggaaggaaaacacccaaaagacactgttaagtgtttcttttatagcactttatctatttgtgtcaatagatttcaattacaatccatctttttaaaggctgttttctcaaaatgagttttttctcctacactgagccataaatctccacttcagtagctcttacacacaccaaacttgacatttttattcctgtctatatcctgaaggtttttacagagggatttgttcatatagaatttgcttgattttctactttttattccccccaaaatggtaaaaaatacatcGTTTTCTATcggttctaagttttttctgaattatagagtgacaaaatgagaaaaacaactctaatatgtcaaaaaaattaaacaagaattttaaaactgacttcatccagtgtttagatttttgtactagaaatgtatgcaaattagtgcatatttcattaaacaatggctcatttgcatatttaaaccttaaTAAGGTTCCTTAATTAAacctaaatatttaaacattttagaaaacttgtactacaaaaaatgtttgcaattatcaaagtaatcaatcgaCTGAGTAAGCAAGGTGATAACTATCAgttcatttttttaccctattcacctgcagtgtctcgccttaaacccATGtactttctattaaaaaaatgcaCAGTTGCAGGCCTTCAAGAGGgaaatttaatttgatttccatATTAACTTTCGGATATTTCttataaatgtttcaagaatgagaGCTTAAGTTAAGATAGTTGCTTTAATTGACAGACCTTGAATGCGATGGTTTCGTACGGCTCGGCTGCGAACAGCAGATACTGCCAGCGACGGTCTGGAGGTTCGATTCTCTGCTCATACGCTGACATGAAGCGATGCCTTGGCCCGATGCCTTCTGCTATCTCTGGGTAATCAATCTGAAAGGCAGGACATGGTTTATTATGTCAATAACAGTTTGCAGATCAAAAGTGCATGAGAAAAACATTCAATTTTAACCCCCAACCGAGcaaccattcattcattcattcagctcAAAGTCAGACAGAAATGACTGGATTTACCTGGAAAAGCAGACTCTGCTGTCCGACCTCTGGATCCCTTTGTTTTGTTACTATAGGTAAAATACAAAATAGGTACAACTGTTAATCAATGCCTTTTAGACAAGACACTTATAACAAGTGAATTTATATATGTCAAAtgtaaaagggtttaagcatgagcataaaaacaagtgtaatactgctttaaattgtcgtctttttttatttcttaaaaaagtttgtttaatttcattgcatttttgtttttgtttttctgagcaaaaattaAATGTCAAACATTTTTTCCCTGATTTATAGAATACACCCACCCACCATCATTCAGTGTCAATctctttacaacaaaaatcaatttatgacgtattaaaagacaaattactcttaccccaaatactaattagttgtaattctacattttgaaaatttgccactatcctaagttttgcccatttgtcagtaagaattttttactcatctaaaacgcaataaaatgtaatatgcttccttattttatatattttaattagggccgggactttaacgcgttaatttagattaattaattacacaaaaataacacgTTAaaatttaacgcattttaatcgcacttaccggtagttttgcaccgcggaacgtttctcactggatgagattcggcggaccgattatactgcaGCACCAACTAgtgttcagacaagctgcgtccgtcctaaatagtattgtatgtcccaaatcgtagtatgtttaaaatagtattccaaagattcccgaatggtctactacttaacgatcaatgcacactcaaacggctaatattgcccacaacacactgcgccgtgaatgcggattcgattagaactacaaacacgcataaaaagtgttaaaaaactacaaacatggaggatatgcgtgtaacctgataaaaaatattttttaaatgttatccgcgttatattccatgtgcagcaacatttataatgataggtttggtcattaaagtttaaatgcataattaagcaaacacaagagcagagttctcggcatgaaagactcgttaaagaacgtgcctcttaatttctctctaataaggtaggaaatttaattaaacgaaatgtagataatgttaactgtgatgattgacagggcagtttaaactgatgggaccgctttggttggccctgtggatgggaaattttgttataaaaaacgaatggatggaagcgtcgataagagcatggttgtgtgcaagctatgcaacaaggaattc of Garra rufa chromosome 10, GarRuf1.0, whole genome shotgun sequence contains these proteins:
- the sf3a2 gene encoding splicing factor 3A subunit 2, coding for MDFQHRAGGKTGSGGVASSSESNRDRRERLRQLALETIDINKDPYFMKNHLGSYECKLCLTLHNNEGSYLAHTQGKKHQTNLARRAAKEAKEAPAQPAPEKVKVEVKKFVKIGRPGYKVTKQRDPEVGQQSLLFQIDYPEIAEGIGPRHRFMSAYEQRIEPPDRRWQYLLFAAEPYETIAFKVPSREIDKAETRFWTHWNRETKQFFLQFHFKMEKALVAPPGQAVSVGVKRPPSLITGLHPSADSMPPPPPGGIHGMPPGGPMPPQMPPQMPPPGALPPHLRPPLPSDM